Proteins encoded within one genomic window of Misgurnus anguillicaudatus chromosome 18, ASM2758022v2, whole genome shotgun sequence:
- the ptrhd1 gene encoding putative peptidyl-tRNA hydrolase PTRHD1, translated as MATPSGSTSKRLVQYVIVRADLIHTLSWPLGAVITQACHAATAAIHLNYNDPDTQEYLGELDSMHKVVLQAPDEASLTTLSNTLSEKAISHKLWMEQPENIPTCLALKPYPKDTVHPLLKKFKLFK; from the exons ATGGCAACGCCGAGCGGTAGCACATCCAAGCGTTTAGTCCAATATGTTATCGTGCGCGCAGACCTGATACACACTTTATCGTGGCCTTTGGGTGCCGTTATAACTCAAGCTTGTCACGCGGCCACTGCAGCCATTCATTTAAACTACAATGACCCCGACACTCAGGAATATTTGGGAGAACTGGATAGCATGCACAAAGTGGTGCTGCAG GCACCAGACGAGGCGTCCCTCACCACCCTTTCAAATACTCTGAGCGAGAAAGCGATATCGCATAAACTATGGATGGAGCAGCCCGAGAATATTCCTACGTGTTTGGCTTTGAAGCCCTACCCTAAAGACACTGTGCACCCCTTACTGAAAAAGTTTAAACTTTTTAAGTGA
- the slc25a27 gene encoding mitochondrial uncoupling protein 4: protein MASIQENTQWPRVSKFILSACAATVAELVTYPLDLTKTRLQVQGEGGTHQNGGSARTRTQNRGMLSTAVGIVREEGPFKLWQGATPAIYRHIVYSGGRMLAYEQLREGVLGRSEDGSFPFWKAVIGSMVSGALGQFIASPTDLVKVQMQMEGRRRLEGKPPRVNGVYHAFMKIITEGGIRGLWAGWVPNVQRAALVNLGDLMTYDTVKHFLLRNTSIQDNSFCHGLSSICSGLVAAIMGTPADVVKTRVMNQPRDSNGRGLIYKSSIDCLVKSVRGEGFLSLYKGFLPTWFRMAPWSLTFWLTFEQMRRVMGLNSF from the exons ATGGCTTCCATTCAAGAAAACACGCAGTGGCCCCGAGTATCAAAGTTCATTCTCTCTGCATGTGCTGCAACTGTAGCAGAATTAG TCACATATCCCCTTGACCTTACCAAAACCAGGCTCCAGGTACAAGGTGAAGGTGGTACCCATCAGAATGGTGGTAGTGCACGTACTCGAACCCAAAACAGGGGCATGCTAAGCACAGCTGTGGGTATTGTGCGTGAAGAGGGGCCCTTCAAATTATGGCAAGGGGCCACACCAGCTATCTATAGGCATATAG TTTATTCCGGAGGCAGGATGTTGGCCTATGAACAGCTCAGGGAGGGAGTTTTGGGAAGGTCTGAAGATGGAAGCTTTCCATTTTG GAAAGCAGTGATCGGCAGTATGGTATCAGGTGCTTTGGGCCAGTTCATTGCTAGTCCAACAGATCTAGTAAAGGTTCAAATGCAGATGGAGGGAAGGCGTCGACTAGAAGGGAAACCTCCAAG AGTAAACGGGGTCTACCATGCTTTTATGAAAATCATTACAGAGGGAGGAATAAGGGGCCTTTGGGCTGGATGGGTACCCAATGTCCAAAGAGCTGCACTGGTTAATTTAGGAG ACTTGATGACCTATGATACAGTAAAGCATTTTCTACTAAGAAACACATCCATACAGGACAACAGCTTTTGTCATGGATTGTCAAG CATATGCTCTGGATTGGTTGCAGCAATTATGGGAACGCCAGCCGATGTGGTAAAAACTAGGGTAATGAACCAGCCAAGGGATTCAAATGGGAG GGGCCTTATATATAAGTCTTCTATAGACTGTCTGGTTAAATCAGTGAGGGGAGAAGGGTTTTTATCCCTCTATAAAGGATTTCTTCCTACCTGGTTTAGAATG GCTCCCTGGTCTTTGACCTTTTGGCTAACATTCGAGCAAATGAGACGAGTAATGGGCTTGAActcattttaa
- the abracl gene encoding costars family protein ABRACL, with the protein MNVEHEVGLLIDEIRRLGNTNADGKISVKFGVLFNDDQCANLFEALVGTLKAAKRKKIITFDGELLLQGVHDNVDVILLQD; encoded by the exons ATGAATGTGgaacatgaagttggtcttcTTATTGATGAAATTCGTCGACTGGGCAACACAA ATGCAGATGGCAAGATCAGCGTCAAATTTGGAGTCTTGTTTAATGATGACCAGTGTGCCAACCTTTTCGAAGCTCTGGTTGGAACACTGAAAGCGGCCAAACGAAAGAAGATCATCACATTTGACGGGGAGCTCTTACTGCAAGGAGTTCATGATAATGTGGATGTCATATTACTGCAGGACTGA